In the Alkaliphilus oremlandii OhILAs genome, one interval contains:
- a CDS encoding spore germination protein has product MYRLEDYKLHPSPDKNIEMIKEIFDHDATLVSRLFQNQNNTCLKCGIVFIDGMVNDGHINEDIIKPILTNAVVKNKADLFDQLQYEIISASNVSRTDDVNKIIEEIVSGSTVLFLENANSALIIDTQQYETRSIEEPVSEKTLRGPREGFTENILTNISMVRRKLKTNHLKLEFRVFGKQSHTKTCICYIDGIVNKKILQELYRRLEDFHMDGVLDVNYIQEFIKDSPLSLFDTTGTTERPDVVAAKLLEGRIAIIIDGSPVVLTVPFLFIEYFQSCEDYYVSFYFSSIGRLLRVFSFIFTISIPAIYLSLVTFHQELIPTNLLLSISAARQGVPFPTVIELVALLIIFEILRESGTRMPIPMGESLSIVGALVLGQAAVEARFVGAPIVIIVSITAITGLMISQIKGASITLRFAFLLISATLGLYGYIFAIATLLISLFKIRSFGIPYMSNVTSIHLQELKDTAIRAPWWYMKYRPKVLAYKNIQRKSTGGRKL; this is encoded by the coding sequence ATGTATAGATTAGAAGATTACAAATTACATCCATCACCGGATAAGAATATCGAAATGATTAAAGAAATCTTTGATCATGACGCTACATTAGTCAGCAGGTTATTTCAAAATCAAAATAATACTTGTTTAAAATGCGGTATCGTTTTTATCGATGGAATGGTCAATGATGGACACATTAATGAAGATATTATAAAACCGATTTTAACAAACGCTGTTGTAAAGAATAAAGCTGATTTATTCGATCAGCTGCAATATGAAATCATCTCTGCAAGCAATGTAAGTAGAACGGACGATGTTAACAAAATCATTGAGGAAATTGTTAGCGGTAGTACGGTTCTTTTCTTAGAAAACGCAAATTCAGCTTTAATAATAGATACACAGCAATATGAAACTAGGTCTATAGAAGAGCCTGTTTCAGAAAAGACTTTAAGGGGACCCAGAGAAGGATTTACAGAAAATATCTTAACCAATATTTCTATGGTAAGGAGAAAGTTAAAAACCAATCACCTTAAACTTGAATTTAGAGTTTTTGGAAAACAAAGTCATACAAAAACCTGTATCTGCTATATTGATGGGATCGTAAATAAAAAGATACTTCAGGAATTGTATCGAAGGCTGGAGGACTTTCACATGGATGGGGTATTGGATGTAAATTATATACAAGAATTCATCAAGGATTCTCCCTTATCTCTATTTGATACAACGGGAACCACAGAAAGACCGGATGTTGTTGCTGCTAAGCTTTTAGAGGGTAGAATTGCCATTATTATTGATGGTAGCCCAGTGGTACTCACAGTTCCCTTTTTATTTATTGAATACTTTCAGTCCTGTGAAGACTATTATGTAAGCTTTTATTTTTCATCGATCGGAAGGCTGCTCAGAGTATTTAGCTTTATCTTTACAATAAGCATACCAGCCATATACTTATCCTTAGTCACATTTCACCAAGAGCTGATTCCAACAAACCTCCTCCTCAGCATATCCGCGGCTAGGCAGGGTGTACCATTTCCAACGGTGATTGAATTAGTAGCCCTATTGATTATTTTTGAAATATTACGTGAGTCTGGTACAAGAATGCCCATCCCCATGGGTGAGTCTTTGAGCATTGTAGGGGCCCTGGTTTTAGGTCAGGCTGCCGTAGAGGCGAGATTTGTAGGAGCGCCTATCGTCATCATAGTTTCAATAACAGCCATAACAGGACTTATGATATCGCAAATTAAAGGGGCATCTATTACATTACGATTCGCATTTTTGCTTATTTCAGCCACCTTAGGTTTATACGGGTATATATTTGCCATTGCCACATTGCTCATTAGCTTGTTTAAGATCCGTTCCTTCGGCATTCCGTATATGTCTAATGTAACCTCAATACACCTTCAGGAATTAAAGGACACTGCCATCAGAGCACCTTGGTGGTATATGAAATATCGCCCAAAGGTCTTAGCTTATAAGAATATTCAGCGAAAATCTACTGGAGGCAGAAAACTATGA
- a CDS encoding GNAT family N-acetyltransferase — translation MTHIRKLKGTKEFTDFVHIVADAYPGFKIDTEELKQKRVEAFSKIQEEDAGISYYGVFREEQLVGGMRYHDFTMNLLSKKTKAGGIGLVAVHPLHKKEKIAKSIVAAFMDHYRKAGASMALLYPFRPDFYKKMGFGFGTSMNQYRIKPMNLPRGGSKEHIRFLKREDAPELLNCYHRMYEKTNGLIEKNEKDFAAIFDNPRNKVVGYVEDSEVKGYLLYEFKNNAGNVLSNDMVVNQMIFEHREALMAFMTYLNSQSDQIRYVVFHLQDEDFRFILEDPTNDSNHLFTPVYHECSIQGTGIMYRVLNISKLFEELKDHNFNHETCQLKIRIQDNLIEENNGSIIVDFKDGLGQLKETDDYDVEIHMDIADFSSLITCAVSFQSLYKYGRASISNEAYIHKVNRIFSSEEKPICMTMF, via the coding sequence ATGACTCATATTAGAAAGCTAAAGGGTACTAAGGAGTTTACTGATTTCGTCCATATTGTGGCAGACGCTTATCCAGGGTTTAAAATAGATACGGAGGAGCTAAAGCAAAAACGGGTGGAGGCTTTTAGCAAAATACAAGAGGAAGACGCTGGCATTTCTTATTACGGTGTTTTTAGAGAAGAACAACTGGTGGGTGGCATGCGATATCATGATTTCACAATGAACCTTTTATCCAAGAAAACAAAGGCTGGTGGAATCGGTCTCGTAGCAGTGCATCCGCTGCACAAAAAGGAAAAGATAGCAAAGTCTATTGTCGCTGCATTTATGGACCATTATAGGAAAGCTGGGGCTTCTATGGCATTGCTGTATCCATTTAGACCAGATTTCTATAAGAAAATGGGCTTTGGCTTTGGCACCAGCATGAATCAGTATCGAATCAAACCGATGAATCTTCCGAGGGGTGGCTCTAAGGAGCATATAAGGTTTTTAAAAAGGGAGGACGCTCCGGAGCTATTGAATTGCTACCACCGCATGTATGAAAAAACAAATGGGCTCATAGAAAAAAATGAGAAGGATTTTGCCGCCATCTTCGATAACCCTCGGAATAAGGTGGTAGGATATGTAGAAGATAGTGAAGTGAAAGGGTATCTCCTATATGAATTTAAGAATAATGCAGGCAATGTTTTAAGCAACGACATGGTAGTAAATCAGATGATCTTTGAGCATAGAGAAGCCTTGATGGCTTTTATGACATACCTCAACAGCCAAAGTGATCAAATACGATATGTAGTATTTCATCTGCAGGACGAAGATTTTAGATTTATTTTAGAGGACCCTACCAATGACTCTAACCATCTATTTACACCTGTATATCACGAATGCAGCATCCAAGGAACTGGAATCATGTATCGGGTACTCAATATAAGTAAACTCTTTGAAGAGTTAAAAGACCACAACTTCAATCATGAAACCTGTCAATTAAAGATTAGGATTCAAGATAATCTAATAGAGGAAAACAACGGAAGTATTATTGTCGATTTTAAGGATGGTTTGGGACAGCTTAAAGAAACCGATGATTATGATGTAGAGATTCATATGGATATAGCAGATTTTTCATCGTTGATCACTTGTGCCGTATCCTTTCAAAGCTTGTATAAATATGGCAGGGCTTCTATTTCAAATGAAGCATATATCCATAAGGTCAACCGCATATTTTCATCTGAGGAGAAACCCATCTGCATGACGATGTTTTAA
- a CDS encoding urease accessory protein UreH domain-containing protein: MKKKLILEISGMHCASCSRRIKEAISNMDVADLNVSYEEGRLSCVADDEKKIIEAIEKLGYTAKAVDTNIVRKKYKGIVPALIIIVAFFFIARNTVGFNRIPQLSEEASYTILFVLGIATSLHCLSMCGGIVISQSVAFSNPMKASFLYNIGRVLAYTAVGAMVGGIGSVISFSPRIKGSITIFAGVFMILMALSMMDSFAFLRRYIKLPKIFNATGIHKKKNTPFFIGLATGLMPCGPLQTMQIYALGTGSALRGAFAMFVFSLGTVPLMMGLGAISGYISSGLNKRLLKLSSVLVMILGVVMVNRGLTLQGNATITSFIDSKQTSYNAMLPEIINDFQIINTSANRQGYDPNVFIIEKGKPVNWVILGDAVDSCNNEILIPELNISQKIKEGHNIIKFTPEAEGELRFSCWMGMLGGKFIVVEDINNIPANINTVAPKPVKCCTD; this comes from the coding sequence ATGAAGAAAAAATTAATCCTAGAGATTTCTGGAATGCATTGCGCCAGCTGTAGTAGAAGGATAAAGGAAGCCATAAGCAATATGGATGTGGCGGATTTGAATGTTTCCTACGAAGAAGGCCGGCTGTCCTGTGTTGCAGATGATGAAAAAAAGATAATAGAGGCGATTGAAAAGTTAGGGTATACAGCTAAGGCAGTGGACACCAATATCGTAAGGAAAAAATATAAAGGCATTGTTCCGGCTTTAATTATTATTGTTGCTTTTTTCTTTATTGCAAGGAATACAGTGGGCTTTAATCGCATTCCTCAGCTAAGTGAAGAAGCCAGTTATACCATATTATTTGTATTGGGTATAGCCACATCCCTACACTGTCTTTCCATGTGTGGTGGAATTGTAATTTCTCAAAGTGTGGCATTCAGCAACCCTATGAAAGCAAGCTTTTTGTATAACATAGGTAGAGTACTGGCATATACTGCTGTAGGTGCAATGGTGGGAGGAATCGGCTCAGTAATTAGCTTTTCTCCTAGAATAAAAGGCTCTATCACAATCTTTGCCGGTGTGTTTATGATACTGATGGCCCTAAGCATGATGGACTCTTTCGCTTTTTTAAGGCGTTATATAAAGCTTCCTAAAATCTTTAATGCAACAGGAATTCATAAGAAAAAAAATACCCCATTTTTTATAGGCTTGGCTACAGGTCTGATGCCCTGTGGTCCCTTACAGACAATGCAAATATATGCCCTTGGAACAGGAAGTGCATTAAGAGGAGCCTTCGCAATGTTTGTTTTTAGCCTAGGAACAGTACCCTTAATGATGGGATTAGGGGCTATCAGCGGGTATATCAGTAGTGGACTGAATAAAAGGCTATTAAAATTAAGCTCAGTTTTAGTTATGATTTTAGGCGTTGTAATGGTCAACAGAGGGCTGACCTTACAAGGAAACGCAACGATTACCAGCTTTATAGATTCAAAACAAACATCGTATAATGCAATGCTTCCAGAAATAATTAATGATTTTCAGATTATCAATACATCAGCCAATCGTCAGGGATACGATCCCAATGTTTTTATCATTGAAAAAGGGAAGCCTGTAAATTGGGTTATCTTAGGCGATGCTGTAGATAGCTGTAATAATGAAATTTTAATTCCAGAATTAAATATAAGTCAAAAAATTAAAGAGGGGCATAATATCATTAAATTTACGCCAGAAGCAGAAGGAGAATTACGGTTTAGCTGTTGGATGGGAATGCTGGGAGGTAAATTCATCGTTGTAGAAGATATCAACAATATACCAGCCAATATAAATACGGTGGCACCGAAGCCAGTCAAATGCTGTACAGATTAA
- a CDS encoding GNAT family N-acetyltransferase, with translation MDKSMFYHLQDAEIYFKPLNMEDAEAIHSYTSNENVSRFIGWKLMKTLEDTRSHIENMIKRDTEGTHLHASIVLKSTDAIIGTAMIFSFDEKANHAEIGYVLHQDYWGKGYGTRTIALMNDFAFKALNLHKLHARVISANIASARILEKNGFEREGRLKDYYVIDNTYCDSLLFGKFKAR, from the coding sequence ATGGATAAAAGCATGTTCTATCATCTACAGGATGCAGAAATTTATTTTAAGCCGCTGAATATGGAGGATGCTGAAGCGATACATAGTTACACTTCCAATGAAAATGTTTCACGATTCATTGGATGGAAGCTAATGAAAACATTGGAGGATACACGGAGCCATATTGAAAATATGATAAAACGCGATACAGAAGGAACGCATTTACATGCATCTATTGTACTAAAATCAACGGATGCGATTATCGGTACCGCCATGATTTTTAGCTTTGATGAAAAAGCAAATCATGCAGAAATCGGTTACGTTTTGCATCAAGATTATTGGGGAAAAGGTTACGGCACTAGAACCATTGCTTTAATGAATGATTTTGCATTTAAAGCGCTCAATCTTCATAAGCTCCATGCACGAGTAATCAGTGCTAATATTGCGTCTGCTCGTATACTGGAGAAGAATGGATTCGAACGAGAAGGCAGACTAAAGGATTATTATGTCATAGACAATACATACTGTGATAGTTTACTATTCGGTAAATTTAAAGCTAGGTAG
- a CDS encoding GyrI-like domain-containing protein: MEGKLFNIQGFKAVGISYFGDNANGEIPRLWEAFNQQYKDIKNKSKSMFYYGICDSDMDAQGRFHYTACVEVDHFEDIPENMEAKAVPEGRYLVYTYSGDIKDLGEFYGNIFSKWLPASEYEMDYRPQLELYDERFMQNGEFDIYIPVK, encoded by the coding sequence ATGGAAGGGAAACTATTCAATATTCAAGGATTTAAAGCAGTAGGGATATCTTACTTTGGAGACAATGCCAATGGAGAAATTCCTAGGCTTTGGGAGGCATTTAACCAACAATATAAAGATATAAAGAACAAAAGTAAATCCATGTTTTATTATGGTATCTGTGATAGTGATATGGATGCTCAAGGTAGATTTCACTACACCGCTTGCGTAGAGGTAGATCACTTTGAAGATATCCCAGAAAACATGGAAGCAAAGGCTGTTCCAGAAGGAAGATACTTAGTATATACTTATTCTGGAGACATCAAGGATTTAGGTGAGTTCTATGGCAATATATTCTCCAAATGGCTTCCAGCTTCAGAATATGAAATGGATTATAGACCTCAACTGGAATTATATGACGAAAGATTTATGCAAAATGGAGAATTTGATATTTACATACCGGTTAAGTAG
- a CDS encoding YbaN family protein has translation MRLYRFLFVAVGIICVGIGMIGVVLPVLPTTPFLILASVCFVKGSDKFNIWFKNTKLYKNYAEDFVNHRAMTIKRKTQIMALSDFMLLFPLIRLDSFYMKGFIIVVALLKYWYFTFRIKTI, from the coding sequence ATGAGGCTATATCGTTTTCTATTTGTTGCAGTTGGAATTATTTGTGTAGGTATTGGGATGATCGGTGTCGTATTACCTGTGCTTCCAACGACCCCTTTTTTAATCTTAGCATCTGTTTGCTTTGTAAAAGGCTCCGATAAATTTAATATTTGGTTCAAAAACACTAAGCTTTATAAAAATTATGCGGAGGATTTTGTAAATCACAGAGCTATGACCATTAAGAGAAAGACCCAAATCATGGCCCTGTCTGATTTTATGCTCCTATTCCCATTAATCCGGCTGGATAGCTTCTACATGAAAGGATTTATTATTGTTGTAGCTCTCTTGAAATACTGGTATTTTACATTTAGAATTAAAACAATATAG
- a CDS encoding GerAB/ArcD/ProY family transporter, producing the protein MNKEVISTRQGISIMILFLIGTTLVAGGANKAQQDAWISISFAILMAIPLCFMYSRITTLLYGKNLFEIVEILFGRILGKIITILYTWYFFHIGSLVIRNITEFIQVVSFPDTPQPFVAIFMGLVVIYMIKSGIEGLGRWTEFVLPVVLFTLIIIIFLSAPKVNLMNLRPILYNGFKPVFQGAVSLIIFPFAETIVFTVVFSSLQNHRKSFKIYFVSILIAGLVIFSISIRNILVLGASSIGTLYFPSYSAVSLIDIGDFLQRIEVIVSVTLIVSSIAKLSVFLFATSLGIAQIFNLKNYTSIATPICLLMINLSIIIYGSTMEMFHWIERFLPYYSIPFQLIIPLCIWITAEIKGKSYNATSKNP; encoded by the coding sequence ATGAATAAAGAAGTGATTTCAACTAGGCAGGGGATCAGCATAATGATTTTGTTCTTAATAGGAACTACCTTAGTTGCTGGTGGCGCCAATAAGGCGCAACAAGATGCTTGGATTTCAATTTCCTTTGCTATTTTAATGGCAATTCCTTTGTGTTTTATGTATTCAAGAATTACTACACTGCTTTATGGTAAAAACTTATTTGAAATTGTGGAGATATTGTTTGGCAGGATACTAGGAAAAATTATCACCATACTATATACTTGGTACTTCTTTCACATAGGATCTTTAGTGATTAGAAATATTACAGAGTTTATTCAAGTTGTCTCTTTCCCAGATACACCACAACCCTTTGTTGCTATATTTATGGGCTTAGTCGTAATATACATGATTAAAAGTGGAATCGAAGGATTGGGACGATGGACTGAATTCGTTTTACCAGTAGTATTGTTCACACTTATTATCATTATTTTTTTATCGGCACCTAAAGTAAATCTAATGAATCTAAGACCAATCCTATATAATGGATTTAAACCGGTTTTTCAAGGAGCAGTATCTCTTATTATATTCCCATTTGCAGAAACAATCGTTTTTACAGTAGTTTTTAGTTCCTTACAAAATCACAGGAAAAGCTTTAAAATCTACTTTGTGAGCATACTCATTGCTGGGTTGGTTATATTTTCAATATCCATTAGAAATATTCTAGTTTTAGGCGCATCCAGTATAGGCACCCTTTACTTCCCCTCCTATTCTGCAGTATCTTTAATCGACATAGGAGATTTCCTTCAGCGTATTGAGGTCATCGTCTCCGTAACATTAATCGTATCTAGTATTGCAAAACTAAGTGTCTTTTTGTTTGCAACAAGCCTTGGCATTGCACAAATATTTAACTTAAAGAATTATACATCCATAGCGACCCCAATCTGTCTTCTTATGATAAACTTATCCATAATCATCTATGGAAGTACGATGGAAATGTTTCATTGGATAGAACGATTTTTGCCCTATTATTCAATACCCTTCCAGCTAATAATTCCCTTATGCATCTGGATTACTGCCGAAATTAAAGGTAAATCCTACAACGCTACTTCCAAAAACCCATAG
- a CDS encoding Ger(x)C family spore germination protein — MKKRLLLFIGIIIPMTILSGCWNYTEIDKIAIVSGVAIDKGREGNKFMITAEIVEIQGSLTQGNVKARRIQAEGETLFDAIRNILRISAKKLYWNHTKAVVLSQEVAKEDLIHILDFLSRDNQTRLTLNLFVSREKTAWELFEQQSITTDIRGFEMDYMLISNNNLSKSGAMDMIELIDTISSEGISPYLPSIGITLNDEKKTSELNSIAVFQKDKLLGFLDGSDTKFFLFAKDRIKGGVLMISPEESHQDHKVTLEILNNTTKIRPVYLDEKLTMKIDIHTEVVIGENDFLIDYINREGRSQLKAAAEQQLKEDVQNVIHKIQKDFGSDILGFGRIIKAYHPSLWKNIKYQWDELFKTVAVDVHVELDIIGSGINSTPIRVGE; from the coding sequence ATGAAAAAACGTCTCTTATTATTTATTGGTATCATCATACCCATGACGATACTTTCTGGTTGTTGGAATTATACAGAAATAGATAAAATAGCCATAGTTTCTGGCGTGGCAATTGACAAAGGTAGAGAGGGTAATAAGTTTATGATTACTGCCGAAATAGTGGAAATACAAGGGAGCCTAACGCAGGGAAATGTAAAAGCTAGGAGAATCCAAGCGGAAGGAGAGACGCTTTTCGATGCCATAAGAAATATTTTGCGTATTTCAGCGAAAAAGCTGTACTGGAACCATACGAAGGCTGTTGTATTAAGTCAAGAGGTAGCAAAAGAAGATCTCATCCACATATTAGATTTTTTATCTAGGGACAACCAAACAAGACTGACTTTGAACTTATTTGTATCCAGAGAAAAAACAGCATGGGAATTGTTTGAGCAGCAAAGTATTACAACCGATATACGAGGTTTTGAAATGGATTATATGCTTATAAGTAACAACAATCTATCGAAGTCTGGCGCAATGGATATGATCGAATTAATAGACACTATCTCTAGCGAAGGTATTTCTCCCTATTTACCATCCATCGGTATTACCCTAAATGATGAAAAAAAGACGTCAGAGCTTAATAGCATCGCTGTTTTTCAAAAGGATAAACTCCTTGGCTTTTTAGATGGTAGCGACACGAAGTTCTTTCTTTTTGCAAAAGACAGAATAAAAGGCGGAGTGCTCATGATATCTCCCGAGGAAAGTCATCAGGATCATAAGGTCACATTAGAAATCCTTAATAATACAACAAAAATAAGGCCCGTTTATCTTGATGAGAAACTTACTATGAAAATCGATATTCACACAGAAGTTGTTATCGGGGAGAATGATTTTCTCATAGATTATATTAATAGAGAAGGCAGATCTCAACTTAAGGCAGCAGCAGAGCAACAGTTAAAAGAAGATGTACAGAATGTAATCCATAAAATTCAGAAGGATTTTGGTTCCGATATTTTGGGCTTTGGAAGAATCATCAAAGCATACCATCCGAGTTTATGGAAAAATATTAAATACCAGTGGGATGAGCTTTTTAAAACAGTAGCAGTCGATGTCCATGTAGAACTGGATATCATAGGAAGCGGAATTAATTCTACACCGATACGAGTAGGTGAATAA
- a CDS encoding DUF5412 family protein yields the protein MHKKLILIVLILIVVIFTCYSLYNNYYKIDITNYKFSFLAHITESPDEKYRLSITIYKENKESNTAYIMANIRKLPENKQSQVKTIFWQEVESDTLKYINKDGTTYDYWVDNFWINSETVSIKGIPLNINRDTYDYRRN from the coding sequence ATGCATAAGAAACTAATACTGATTGTACTAATATTAATTGTTGTTATATTTACATGCTATAGTCTATATAATAATTACTATAAGATCGACATAACAAATTACAAATTTTCCTTCCTTGCTCATATAACAGAATCCCCTGATGAAAAATATAGACTGTCAATAACCATTTATAAGGAAAACAAAGAAAGTAATACAGCATATATAATGGCTAATATTCGCAAGCTGCCAGAGAATAAACAAAGCCAAGTAAAAACTATATTTTGGCAAGAAGTTGAAAGTGATACTTTAAAGTATATAAATAAAGATGGTACTACATATGACTATTGGGTTGATAATTTTTGGATTAATTCCGAAACAGTTTCAATTAAAGGCATTCCATTAAACATAAATAGAGATACGTATGATTATCGCCGTAATTAG
- a CDS encoding GNAT family N-acetyltransferase, translating to MIQYRNCYERMDAEKIFDAFQIGFSDYRIQLQLSQEAFIKRFFGPEGNQLENSFIALDGEEPVGLILGGIKNFDGLRTIRCGALCIHPDYRGKGISQELFKLHKALAVAKGCKQMFLEVIVGNDRAIKFYKNLGYHKIYDLSYFSCSDVLKLQTEVDSRFKIDKIDFYTIQNLAEGMKDIHINWQNDFDYMSKLEGLNHYGVYEGQQLMGALSINANGKMMFIYTDPNYRNMGIGKTLVGNAVRDLALSKVSISFPNNASMEGFVKHAGFQRDTIAQYEMYLTL from the coding sequence ATGATTCAATATAGAAACTGCTATGAACGTATGGATGCAGAAAAGATATTTGATGCTTTTCAAATTGGATTTTCGGATTACAGGATACAGCTTCAGCTTAGTCAGGAGGCGTTTATAAAGCGTTTCTTTGGTCCTGAGGGCAATCAGCTTGAAAATTCCTTCATCGCATTGGATGGGGAGGAACCCGTAGGTTTAATTTTAGGGGGAATTAAAAACTTTGATGGATTGAGGACCATTCGATGTGGTGCACTTTGTATCCATCCAGACTACAGAGGGAAGGGTATTAGCCAAGAGCTTTTTAAACTGCATAAGGCGCTGGCTGTAGCAAAGGGTTGTAAGCAAATGTTCCTAGAAGTTATCGTAGGAAATGACAGAGCAATTAAGTTCTACAAGAATCTAGGCTATCATAAGATTTATGATTTAAGCTATTTTAGCTGTAGTGATGTGCTGAAGCTCCAGACAGAAGTAGATTCTAGATTCAAGATTGATAAAATCGATTTTTATACCATACAGAATTTAGCAGAGGGTATGAAAGATATCCATATCAACTGGCAGAATGATTTTGATTATATGAGCAAGCTAGAGGGTTTGAACCATTATGGTGTTTATGAGGGTCAGCAATTAATGGGAGCTTTAAGTATCAATGCCAATGGAAAGATGATGTTCATCTATACGGACCCAAACTATAGAAATATGGGGATTGGGAAAACATTGGTTGGGAATGCAGTAAGAGATTTAGCCCTATCGAAGGTAAGTATCAGCTTCCCTAATAATGCTAGTATGGAAGGCTTTGTAAAGCATGCGGGCTTTCAAAGGGATACAATCGCTCAATATGAAATGTATTTAACTTTATAG
- a CDS encoding helix-turn-helix transcriptional regulator has protein sequence MRLHRLLGIIMLIDSRGTMKAKDLARILETSERTIYRDIDLLCESGIPIFSVSGPNGGYAFMEDYRINANVLESGDAVNLLLSSMGIRPEEDTEMAQQLRNAIIKLENSISVEHKEEIIKAKERFFIDSDPWWGKRIPNKNVDLIKKSVLDLKKLKVYYRKYAGEISERIIRPYGAIVKNSEWYLAAYCETKNDIRVFKCSRIESIEVLDESFLMDDNFSLEQFWKDSKQQFIKHTSTKTKPSMYPVKIKFFEEKKDKLQGFLVLSSSKVHNDWVYEIDMISFQTACNVIFPLSDRMEILEPLELKKYIIEKCKKILNLYNLE, from the coding sequence ATGAGGTTACATCGGCTTTTGGGAATTATTATGTTAATTGACTCACGAGGAACAATGAAAGCAAAAGATTTAGCTCGGATACTTGAAACCTCAGAAAGGACAATCTATAGGGATATTGATTTATTATGCGAATCGGGTATTCCTATTTTTTCGGTTTCAGGTCCCAATGGCGGATATGCCTTTATGGAAGACTATCGAATTAATGCTAATGTATTGGAGAGTGGAGATGCTGTCAACCTTTTGCTTTCAAGTATGGGGATCAGACCTGAAGAGGATACTGAAATGGCTCAACAACTTAGAAATGCCATTATTAAACTTGAAAATAGTATATCTGTTGAACATAAAGAAGAGATTATTAAGGCGAAGGAAAGATTTTTTATCGACTCAGATCCTTGGTGGGGAAAAAGAATCCCAAATAAAAATGTAGATCTCATCAAAAAATCAGTGTTAGATTTAAAAAAATTAAAGGTATACTACAGAAAATATGCTGGAGAAATATCTGAAAGAATTATACGACCTTATGGTGCCATCGTAAAAAATTCTGAGTGGTATCTAGCGGCTTATTGTGAAACAAAAAATGATATCCGAGTTTTTAAATGTAGTCGGATTGAAAGTATTGAAGTTCTTGATGAAAGCTTCCTTATGGATGATAATTTCAGTCTGGAACAGTTTTGGAAAGACAGTAAGCAACAATTTATAAAACATACTTCCACTAAAACCAAGCCTAGTATGTACCCTGTCAAAATTAAATTTTTTGAAGAGAAAAAAGATAAACTCCAAGGCTTTCTTGTTCTATCTTCCAGTAAAGTTCACAATGATTGGGTTTATGAGATCGACATGATCAGCTTTCAAACTGCTTGTAATGTGATCTTTCCTCTAAGCGATCGAATGGAAATATTGGAACCTCTAGAGCTTAAAAAATACATCATAGAAAAATGCAAGAAAATCTTAAATTTATATAATCTAGAATAG